A stretch of Polypterus senegalus isolate Bchr_013 chromosome 3, ASM1683550v1, whole genome shotgun sequence DNA encodes these proteins:
- the dld gene encoding delta-like protein D isoform X1, with the protein MGQRLIIGLSILSILLSQGLCSGVFELKLQEFLNKKGAFGNMNCCKGGSGPVLLQCECKTFFRICLKHYQANVSPEPPCTYGSAVTPVLGTNSFQVSETSSDVTFTNPIRFTFGFTWPGTFSLIIEALHTDSPDDLSTDNPDRLISRLTTQRHLAVGEEWSQDLHTAGRTELKYSYRFVCDEHYYGEGCSVFCRPRDDAFGHFTCGERGEKVCNPGWKGQYCTEAICLPGCDEQHGFCEKPGECKCRVGWQGRYCDECIRYPGCLHGTCQQPWQCNCQEGWGGLFCNQDLNYCTHHKPCKNGATCTNTGQGSYTCSCRPGFSGASCEIEINECDSNPCKNGGSCTDMENSFSCTCPPGFYGPTCEHSATTCADAPCFNGGHCSDNPDGGYSCVCPVNYSGFNCEKKIDHCSSNPCVNGAQCLDLGNTYMCQCANGFTGVHCDDNIDECASFPCANGGTCQDGISDYTCTCPPGYTGKNCSTPVRKCEHNPCHNGATCHERDNRYVCACVPGYGGLNCQFLLPEHPKDQPVVIDQTGKYTEVNDGDFPWTAVCAGIIVVLALLLGCAVILVCFKVKLQKVPSQIDVCKSDIETMNNLTDCQREKDISISVIGATQIKNINKKVDFPCDSNGEKHGYKVKYPSADYNLVHELKRDDFVKEEHERSDAKCEASDYELENKSTVHLKSSESPERKRPESLYSMSKDVKYQSVYVISEEKDECIIATEV; encoded by the exons ATGGGTCAGCGTCTGATTATAGGACTTTCGATACTCTCCATACTTTTAAGTCAG GGTTTGTGCTCTGGTGTCTTTGagctgaagttacaggaatttcTTAACAAGAAAGGTGCATTTGGAAACATGAATTGCTGTAAGGGTGGATCTGGACCCGTTCTGCTACAGTGCGAATGTAAAACGTTTTTCCGGATCTGCCTGAAACATTACCAAGCGAACGTATCTCCCGAGCCTCCATGCACCTACGGCAGCGCTGTCACCCCAGTGCTGGGGACTAACTCTTTCCAAGTATCCGAAACTTCATCTGATGTCACCTTCACCAATCCGATTAGATTCACTTTCGGATTTACCTGGCCT GGTACATTTTCCTTGATTATAGAAGCCCTGCATACGGATTCTCCTGATGACTTGTCAACAG ATAATCCAGATCGCTTGATCAGTCGCCTTACCACCCAGAGACACCTTGCAGTGGGCGAAGAATGGTCGCAAGACCTTCACACTGCCGGCAGAACTGAACTCAAGTATTCCTATAGGTTTGTTTGTGACGAGCATTATTACGGCGAAGGATGCTCGGTTTTCTGTCGCCCACGTGACGATGCGTTTGGTCACTTCACCTGTGGAGAAAGAGGGGAGAAAGTTTGCAATCCTGGATGGAAAGGCCAGTACTGCACTGAAG CAATTTGCTTGCCTGGATGTGATGAACAACATGGATTCTGTGAAAAGCCTGGTGAATGCAA ATGCAGAGTTGGGTGGCAGGGACGCTACTGTGACGAATGCATCCGTTATCCTGGATGCTTGCATGGAACATGCCAACAGCCTTGGCAGTGTAATTGTCAAGAAGGCTGGGGTGGTCTTTTTTGTAACCAAG ATTTGAACTACTGCACACATCATAAACCTTGTAAGAATGGAGCCACTTGCACCAACACGGGACAAGGAAGTTACACTTGTTCTTGCCGACCAGGATTTAGTGGTGCCAGCTGTGAAATTGAAATCAATGAATGTGACAGCAACCCTTGCAAGAATGGAGGAAGTTGCACt GATATGGAGAACAGTTTTAGCTGTACATGTCCACCTGGTTTTTATGGACCAACCTGTGAACACAGTGCTACAACCTGTGCTGATGCCCCCTGTTTTAATGGTGGCCATTGTTCTGATAACCCAGATGGAGGCTATtcttgtgtttgccctgtgaatTACTCTGGTTTtaactgtgaaaagaaaattgaCCATTGCAGCTCCAACCCATGCGTGAATg GAGCCCAGTGTTTGGATCTTGGAAACACATACATGTGTCAGTGTGCCAATGGATTCACCGGAGTGCATTGTGATGACAACATTGATGAATGTGCTTCTTTTCCATGTGCAAATGGTGGAACCTGCCAGGATGGTATCAGTGACTACACATGCACCTGTCCTCCAGGATATACTGGGAAAAACTGTAGCACACCTGTCAGAAAGTGTGAACACAACCCTTGCCATAATGGAGCTACATGCCATGAAAGGGACAATCGCTATGTCTGTGCCTGTGTCCCAGGGTATGGTGGGCTCAATTGCCAATTTCTGTTGCCTGAACATCCTAAAGATCAGCCTGTTGTTATAGACCAAACTGGAAAGTACACTGAAGTAAATGATGGAGATTTCCCTTGGACAGCAGTATGTGCTGGGATTATTGTTGTCCTTGCACTGTTGCTTGGCTGTGCTGTCATTTTGGTTTGTTTCAAGGTGAAATTGCAGAAAGTGCCTAGCCAAATAGATGTCTGCAAAAGTGATATTGAGACAATGAATAACCTAACTGACTGCCAGCGAGAAAAAGACATTTCTATCAGTGTTATTGGGGCTACCCAGATCAAGAACATCAATAAGAAAGTAGACTTTCCCTGTGACAGCAATGGGGAGAAACATGGTTATAAAGTTAAATACCCATCAGCGGATTACAATCTCGTTCATGAGCTAAAACGTGATGACTTTGTCAAAGAGGAGCATGAAAGAAGTGATGCAAAGTGTGAAGCCTCTGACTATGAACTGGAGAATAAAAGCACTGTCCATTTAAAGAG CAGTGAGTCACCAGAAAGAAAAAGACCAGAATCCCTGTATTCCATGTCAAAAGATGTAAAGTACCAATCTGTGTATGTGATATCCGAGGAAAAAGATGAATGTATAATTGCAACTGAG GTTTAA
- the dld gene encoding delta-like protein D isoform X2, whose protein sequence is MGQRLIIGLSILSILLSQGLCSGVFELKLQEFLNKKGAFGNMNCCKGGSGPVLLQCECKTFFRICLKHYQANVSPEPPCTYGSAVTPVLGTNSFQVSETSSDVTFTNPIRFTFGFTWPGTFSLIIEALHTDSPDDLSTDNPDRLISRLTTQRHLAVGEEWSQDLHTAGRTELKYSYRFVCDEHYYGEGCSVFCRPRDDAFGHFTCGERGEKVCNPGWKGQYCTEAICLPGCDEQHGFCEKPGECKCRVGWQGRYCDECIRYPGCLHGTCQQPWQCNCQEGWGGLFCNQDLNYCTHHKPCKNGATCTNTGQGSYTCSCRPGFSGASCEIEINECDSNPCKNGGSCTDMENSFSCTCPPGFYGPTCEHSATTCADAPCFNGGHCSDNPDGGYSCVCPVNYSGFNCEKKIDHCSSNPCVNGAQCLDLGNTYMCQCANGFTGVHCDDNIDECASFPCANGGTCQDGISDYTCTCPPGYTGKNCSTPVRKCEHNPCHNGATCHERDNRYVCACVPGYGGLNCQFLLPEHPKDQPVVIDQTGKYTEVNDGDFPWTAVCAGIIVVLALLLGCAVILVCFKVKLQKVPSQIDVCKSDIETMNNLTDCQREKDISISVIGATQIKNINKKVDFPCDSNGEKHGYKVKYPSADYNLVHELKRDDFVKEEHERSDAKCEASDYELENKSTVHLKSESPERKRPESLYSMSKDVKYQSVYVISEEKDECIIATEV, encoded by the exons ATGGGTCAGCGTCTGATTATAGGACTTTCGATACTCTCCATACTTTTAAGTCAG GGTTTGTGCTCTGGTGTCTTTGagctgaagttacaggaatttcTTAACAAGAAAGGTGCATTTGGAAACATGAATTGCTGTAAGGGTGGATCTGGACCCGTTCTGCTACAGTGCGAATGTAAAACGTTTTTCCGGATCTGCCTGAAACATTACCAAGCGAACGTATCTCCCGAGCCTCCATGCACCTACGGCAGCGCTGTCACCCCAGTGCTGGGGACTAACTCTTTCCAAGTATCCGAAACTTCATCTGATGTCACCTTCACCAATCCGATTAGATTCACTTTCGGATTTACCTGGCCT GGTACATTTTCCTTGATTATAGAAGCCCTGCATACGGATTCTCCTGATGACTTGTCAACAG ATAATCCAGATCGCTTGATCAGTCGCCTTACCACCCAGAGACACCTTGCAGTGGGCGAAGAATGGTCGCAAGACCTTCACACTGCCGGCAGAACTGAACTCAAGTATTCCTATAGGTTTGTTTGTGACGAGCATTATTACGGCGAAGGATGCTCGGTTTTCTGTCGCCCACGTGACGATGCGTTTGGTCACTTCACCTGTGGAGAAAGAGGGGAGAAAGTTTGCAATCCTGGATGGAAAGGCCAGTACTGCACTGAAG CAATTTGCTTGCCTGGATGTGATGAACAACATGGATTCTGTGAAAAGCCTGGTGAATGCAA ATGCAGAGTTGGGTGGCAGGGACGCTACTGTGACGAATGCATCCGTTATCCTGGATGCTTGCATGGAACATGCCAACAGCCTTGGCAGTGTAATTGTCAAGAAGGCTGGGGTGGTCTTTTTTGTAACCAAG ATTTGAACTACTGCACACATCATAAACCTTGTAAGAATGGAGCCACTTGCACCAACACGGGACAAGGAAGTTACACTTGTTCTTGCCGACCAGGATTTAGTGGTGCCAGCTGTGAAATTGAAATCAATGAATGTGACAGCAACCCTTGCAAGAATGGAGGAAGTTGCACt GATATGGAGAACAGTTTTAGCTGTACATGTCCACCTGGTTTTTATGGACCAACCTGTGAACACAGTGCTACAACCTGTGCTGATGCCCCCTGTTTTAATGGTGGCCATTGTTCTGATAACCCAGATGGAGGCTATtcttgtgtttgccctgtgaatTACTCTGGTTTtaactgtgaaaagaaaattgaCCATTGCAGCTCCAACCCATGCGTGAATg GAGCCCAGTGTTTGGATCTTGGAAACACATACATGTGTCAGTGTGCCAATGGATTCACCGGAGTGCATTGTGATGACAACATTGATGAATGTGCTTCTTTTCCATGTGCAAATGGTGGAACCTGCCAGGATGGTATCAGTGACTACACATGCACCTGTCCTCCAGGATATACTGGGAAAAACTGTAGCACACCTGTCAGAAAGTGTGAACACAACCCTTGCCATAATGGAGCTACATGCCATGAAAGGGACAATCGCTATGTCTGTGCCTGTGTCCCAGGGTATGGTGGGCTCAATTGCCAATTTCTGTTGCCTGAACATCCTAAAGATCAGCCTGTTGTTATAGACCAAACTGGAAAGTACACTGAAGTAAATGATGGAGATTTCCCTTGGACAGCAGTATGTGCTGGGATTATTGTTGTCCTTGCACTGTTGCTTGGCTGTGCTGTCATTTTGGTTTGTTTCAAGGTGAAATTGCAGAAAGTGCCTAGCCAAATAGATGTCTGCAAAAGTGATATTGAGACAATGAATAACCTAACTGACTGCCAGCGAGAAAAAGACATTTCTATCAGTGTTATTGGGGCTACCCAGATCAAGAACATCAATAAGAAAGTAGACTTTCCCTGTGACAGCAATGGGGAGAAACATGGTTATAAAGTTAAATACCCATCAGCGGATTACAATCTCGTTCATGAGCTAAAACGTGATGACTTTGTCAAAGAGGAGCATGAAAGAAGTGATGCAAAGTGTGAAGCCTCTGACTATGAACTGGAGAATAAAAGCACTGTCCATTTAAAGAG TGAGTCACCAGAAAGAAAAAGACCAGAATCCCTGTATTCCATGTCAAAAGATGTAAAGTACCAATCTGTGTATGTGATATCCGAGGAAAAAGATGAATGTATAATTGCAACTGAG GTTTAA